From the Chitinolyticbacter meiyuanensis genome, one window contains:
- a CDS encoding carbohydrate-binding protein yields the protein MQVNRWMMAVPAVLVAAVAHAAPAWDAGQVYTAGMVVSYNGQDWKAKWWTQGDVPGAAQWGPWELLANVTPTPVTPTATPTPLTPTPTLTPTPTVTPTAITPSPTPVTPTVTPTPTGTAPTWQASVAYTGGQRVCLDGILYEAIWWVQGERPDVNNPWGPWRKIGTCPVGPVTPTLTPTPITPTPVTPTPGTARITAVKVETWRNGATGAYSMVHDDFCYEVSDSHINVAEPALYQRGLVAAFGVVTSACQPTHWTAAQTFIAHGHELANHTRTHVASSDAAWQASVEIAQSTQDISSHLNGYQPSYLVWPFDTATETALTALRNTSGYLGARATNRDFGGGNIQYGLAAGVNSAQFNDPFMVQWDLFTANNQWSLYPSGELLNLHVDAAINQRGWATRTMHGVGTVGYEPVPVARYLAHLDYVKGKVDAGLLWVATPSDVIRYRYAREACAPTLATDGKSLSFPSGNAQCQKYATPITLELTATGPITPRQGTTALQVIDLGSGRYRVTVLPTAGSLNLQ from the coding sequence ATGCAGGTCAATCGATGGATGATGGCGGTACCGGCCGTGCTGGTTGCCGCAGTGGCCCACGCCGCCCCGGCCTGGGATGCCGGCCAGGTCTACACCGCTGGCATGGTGGTCAGCTACAACGGGCAGGATTGGAAGGCGAAGTGGTGGACCCAGGGCGATGTGCCGGGTGCCGCACAGTGGGGACCGTGGGAATTGCTGGCCAACGTCACGCCCACCCCGGTCACACCAACCGCAACACCTACACCGCTGACGCCGACGCCGACTCTCACCCCCACGCCGACGGTCACGCCCACTGCAATCACCCCGAGCCCGACCCCGGTCACGCCCACCGTAACGCCGACACCGACCGGCACCGCGCCGACCTGGCAAGCCAGCGTGGCCTATACCGGTGGCCAGCGCGTGTGCCTCGACGGCATCCTGTACGAAGCGATCTGGTGGGTGCAGGGCGAGCGCCCTGACGTCAACAATCCTTGGGGACCATGGCGCAAGATCGGAACCTGCCCGGTCGGCCCGGTTACCCCGACGCTGACCCCGACACCGATCACGCCCACGCCAGTCACGCCGACCCCGGGTACAGCCCGCATCACCGCAGTCAAGGTGGAAACCTGGCGCAACGGCGCAACGGGCGCCTACTCGATGGTGCATGACGATTTCTGCTACGAAGTCAGCGACAGCCATATCAACGTGGCCGAACCGGCGCTGTACCAGCGCGGCCTGGTCGCCGCCTTCGGCGTCGTCACCAGTGCGTGCCAGCCAACCCACTGGACCGCCGCGCAGACCTTCATCGCTCATGGCCACGAACTCGCCAACCATACCCGTACCCACGTCGCGAGCAGCGATGCCGCCTGGCAAGCCAGCGTGGAGATCGCCCAGTCGACCCAGGATATCTCGAGCCACCTGAACGGCTACCAGCCGAGCTACCTGGTCTGGCCCTTCGATACCGCGACCGAGACCGCGCTCACGGCACTGCGCAACACCAGCGGCTACCTCGGTGCTCGCGCCACCAATCGCGATTTCGGCGGGGGCAATATCCAGTACGGCCTCGCCGCTGGCGTGAACAGCGCCCAATTCAACGACCCGTTCATGGTGCAGTGGGATCTGTTCACCGCCAACAACCAATGGTCGCTCTACCCGTCGGGTGAGCTGCTGAACCTGCACGTTGACGCCGCGATCAACCAGCGTGGCTGGGCCACGCGGACCATGCACGGCGTAGGCACCGTCGGCTATGAGCCGGTGCCGGTGGCACGCTATCTTGCCCATCTCGACTATGTGAAGGGCAAGGTCGACGCCGGATTGCTGTGGGTAGCCACGCCATCGGACGTGATTCGCTACCGCTACGCCCGCGAGGCCTGCGCCCCGACGCTGGCCACCGACGGCAAGTCGCTGAGCTTCCCGAGCGGCAACGCGCAGTGCCAGAAATATGCGACGCCGATCACGCTGGAGCTCACCGCCACCGGCCCGATCACCCCGCGCCAGGGCACCACGGCGCTGCAGGTGATCGATCTCGGCAGCGGCCGCTACCGGGTGACCGTGCTACCGACTGCAGGCAGCCTCAACCTGCAGTAA
- a CDS encoding flagellinolysin — translation MQIQTNVPSLFTQRQLADHQQGLSTALQRLSSGLRINSARDDAAGLAISERMTAQIRGNTQAWRNANDGVSLVQTAEGALGTVADMLQRVRELAVQAENGSNSVADRQALQSEVTELLQGIDQIGRITQFNGQQLFSQSRASIGGDANKRAVLDGLQLGWLEASEYRIKQYYGIVADGATLTVDLDTTDGAGGVLASVSGSGGPGGKVVDQYLNIDMADFTPPNLPNGGSDPFYNDRIIAHEMVHAVMGRSMNFTALPTWFAEGAAEFIHGADERVVGDIAASGLTAVVNQVAGAWGSDSIDYSSAYIATRYLHEELKGHGNAGGLKAVMAYLNENQNDTLDDAIAALTDGEYADAASFIASFTGANVAVGEDFVTNRMDLDNDDTGAIGGFDADGGAVLDAENVIGELGLSRSGEDVLDGFILDFPDIGGGSGLNQFAMQVGANPHEQINAFIGAINSDALGLADTDLQKLAKFAIYRVDRALEYLGEQRATLGAMQNRLEATMQGLSVSVETASASRSRIRDADFAEETAALTRQQILQQASSAMLGQANNQPQLALALLNA, via the coding sequence ATGCAGATCCAGACCAATGTGCCGTCGCTGTTTACCCAGCGACAGCTTGCCGACCACCAGCAGGGGCTGAGCACCGCGCTGCAACGGCTGTCGTCCGGATTGCGCATCAATTCGGCGCGTGACGATGCGGCGGGGCTGGCCATCAGCGAGCGGATGACCGCGCAGATCCGCGGTAATACCCAGGCGTGGCGCAACGCCAATGACGGTGTTTCGCTGGTGCAGACCGCCGAGGGCGCGCTCGGTACGGTGGCCGACATGCTGCAACGGGTCCGCGAGCTGGCGGTGCAGGCGGAAAACGGCAGCAATTCGGTGGCGGACCGGCAGGCGCTGCAAAGCGAAGTCACCGAGCTGCTGCAGGGCATCGACCAGATCGGGCGCATTACCCAGTTCAACGGCCAGCAGTTGTTCTCGCAATCGCGTGCCAGCATCGGCGGGGATGCCAACAAGCGCGCCGTGCTCGATGGATTGCAGCTGGGCTGGCTGGAGGCGTCCGAGTACCGCATCAAGCAGTACTACGGCATCGTCGCGGATGGGGCGACGCTCACCGTGGACCTCGATACCACCGATGGCGCGGGCGGCGTGCTGGCCTCGGTTTCCGGCAGCGGCGGTCCGGGTGGCAAGGTGGTGGACCAGTACCTCAACATCGACATGGCCGATTTCACCCCGCCCAATCTGCCCAACGGCGGCAGTGACCCGTTCTACAACGACCGCATCATCGCGCACGAGATGGTGCATGCGGTGATGGGGCGGTCGATGAATTTCACCGCACTGCCCACCTGGTTTGCCGAAGGCGCGGCCGAGTTCATCCATGGCGCGGACGAGCGCGTGGTCGGTGACATCGCCGCCAGCGGGCTGACCGCGGTGGTGAACCAAGTGGCCGGCGCCTGGGGCAGCGACAGCATCGACTATTCATCGGCCTACATCGCCACCCGCTACCTGCACGAGGAGCTGAAAGGGCATGGCAATGCCGGCGGTCTGAAAGCGGTGATGGCCTACCTGAACGAAAACCAGAACGACACGCTGGATGATGCCATCGCCGCGCTCACCGATGGCGAATACGCCGATGCGGCGAGCTTCATTGCCTCGTTCACCGGGGCCAATGTCGCGGTCGGCGAGGATTTCGTCACCAACCGCATGGACCTCGACAACGACGACACCGGCGCCATCGGTGGCTTCGATGCCGATGGCGGCGCAGTGCTCGATGCCGAGAACGTGATCGGCGAGCTGGGGCTGAGCCGGTCGGGCGAGGATGTGCTCGACGGCTTCATCCTCGACTTTCCCGATATCGGCGGCGGCAGCGGCCTCAACCAGTTCGCGATGCAGGTCGGCGCCAACCCCCATGAGCAGATCAATGCGTTCATCGGTGCCATCAACAGCGATGCGCTGGGCCTCGCCGATACCGATCTGCAGAAGCTGGCCAAGTTCGCGATCTACCGGGTCGACCGGGCGCTCGAATACCTCGGCGAACAGCGTGCCACGCTGGGGGCGATGCAAAATCGGCTGGAAGCAACCATGCAGGGGCTGTCGGTCAGCGTGGAAACCGCCAGCGCCTCGCGCTCGCGCATCCGCGATGCCGATTTCGCCGAGGAAACCGCCGCGCTGACACGGCAGCAGATCCTGCAGCAGGCCAGCTCCGCGATGCTGGGCCAGGCCAACAACCAGCCACAGCTGGCGCTGGCCCTGCTGAACGCGTGA
- a CDS encoding META domain-containing protein has translation MRFLLVLACSLLLAACAAPPSQTGPAIINGELTFRERIALPDAAEAVIALRAADSDAVLVEQRIALAGKQVPVRFSLPVERQRLGKAKGYTLQGRIVLADEPAWVSKPIALKLDGTQVDVGVLQLQRATGNGFTSTLQCGELTAAADFTEGARLQIAGKLLTLRQVEAASGVKYQAAEEPGTTLWLKGNEGRLERHGKTYPQCTLVTEGKLTSVEWVVEDVDGGGIIDDSRITMIFDEEGRLGGRASCNGYFAGYEAKGSTLSISHPGSTLMACAEALMNQEQRFLATLGAAKRYRFLPDGALVLETDDGRSLTARHD, from the coding sequence ATGCGTTTTCTGCTTGTTCTCGCCTGCAGTCTGCTGCTTGCCGCCTGCGCCGCCCCACCAAGCCAGACTGGCCCGGCAATCATCAATGGCGAGTTGACCTTTCGCGAGCGCATCGCCCTGCCCGATGCCGCCGAAGCAGTGATCGCACTGCGCGCCGCCGACAGCGATGCCGTGCTGGTCGAGCAGCGCATCGCGCTCGCGGGCAAGCAGGTGCCGGTGCGTTTCAGCCTGCCGGTCGAGCGCCAGCGGCTGGGCAAGGCGAAGGGCTATACGCTGCAGGGCCGCATCGTGCTTGCCGATGAACCCGCCTGGGTGAGCAAGCCAATCGCGCTGAAGCTCGACGGTACTCAGGTCGACGTGGGCGTGCTGCAGTTGCAGCGCGCTACAGGCAACGGTTTCACCAGTACGCTGCAATGCGGCGAGCTGACTGCAGCCGCCGATTTCACGGAGGGCGCCCGACTGCAGATTGCCGGCAAGCTGCTGACGCTGCGCCAGGTGGAGGCAGCTTCCGGTGTGAAATACCAGGCCGCCGAGGAGCCCGGCACCACGCTGTGGCTGAAGGGCAATGAAGGCAGGCTGGAGCGGCATGGCAAGACCTACCCGCAATGCACGCTGGTCACCGAAGGCAAGCTCACCAGCGTGGAATGGGTGGTTGAGGACGTGGATGGCGGCGGCATCATCGACGACTCGCGCATCACCATGATCTTCGATGAGGAAGGGCGCCTCGGTGGTCGCGCTTCGTGCAACGGCTATTTCGCCGGCTACGAGGCCAAGGGCAGTACGCTCAGCATCAGCCATCCGGGCAGCACGCTGATGGCCTGCGCCGAGGCGCTGATGAACCAGGAGCAGCGCTTCCTCGCCACGCTTGGCGCCGCCAAGCGCTACCGCTTCCTGCCCGATGGCGCGCTGGTGCTGGAAACCGACGACGGCCGCAGCCTGACGGCACGGCACGACTGA